GCACCCCGATCCGACAAAGGCGATATTATGACTCGTATCCATCTGCATCCCGCGCGCGGACAGGGCCCTGAGGGTATCGTGGTTCGCCCCGAAGTTGCCGGCACGAAAGGCCCGCGTTCCGGTGACGCCGCATCGCGCCAGGTTCTCCCTGCCCAGGGTGATGAGGATCTCCTGCTCGGCGACCGAAAAGTCCTTCATATTCGGACCGAAATGAGCCCCGAGCGGTGACCTCTCCATCCGCGCCAGCCACTCCGTGTGGATGTGGAGCTGCATCTCCTGCCCAGCGCTTCGAAGGATCTCCACGATCTGCTGAAGCCTCTCGATGCCGACGACGCACGCGAAGAGCGATTCCACGAAGAAAACAGCCCTGAGACCGTGCTCGCGAAGGAGCGCTGTCTGATAGGGCAAACCGTAAGAACCCTTCGTCGTCGCTCCCCAGATGTAGCAGTCCATCTCCTCGCCGAGCCGTGTCTCCCGCCAGTGGGGGGTGTAGGGCCACACCTCGGTGTCCACCGTGATCAACACGTTCAGCACGACTTGAGATCTCCACGCAGACCGTGGTTCCCGAACCGCTCGCAGACGCTCCCATAGACTTGTCTGTACCGCTCGACGGTGCGGTTCCAGGAACGCTCGCGGGCCACCCACGCAGCCCCTTCGCGGACCAGAGTCGCCCGGAGCCGATCGTCCTCGAGAACGCGACCGAGCGCGCGGGCTAGGGCCGCGGCATCTCCCGCGGGGAAGAGGATCCCCGTCCGCCCGTCTTGAATCAGCTCCCGGTGCCCGCCGACGTCGCTGGCCACGAGCGGTCTCTCCATGGCCATCGCTTCGAGGGGCTTGAGCGGCGTGACAAGCTCGGTCAATCGCATGGAGTAGCGCGGATAGGCGAGCACATCGGCCGCGGCATACACGCGCGGAATCACGTCGAGCGGAACCCTTCCAAGGAAGATCACTCGATCCTCGATGCCGAGACGCCGTGCCTGCTCGCGGAGGGGGGATTCGGTCTCGCCCCCTCCCACGAGGAGAAGGACAATGTCCTCGGCCCGGGCGCCCACACGCCAAAAGGCATCGAGCAGGAGGTCGAGTCCTTCGTAGCGGTAGAAGGAGCCGATGAATCCCACGACGCGGCGGCCGGTGAGGCCCCATTCCTCCTGAAGCGCAGCATCCCTGGGGACCGGGCGAAGCTCCTCGAGGTTGACCGCGTTGGGCACGACCGTGAGCTTGCCCGAAGGGATCCCGCGGGAGACCAGCTCGGCCCGGATGCCCTCGCACAGCACCGCCACCGCACGGGCCCGCCGGCAAATCCAGGATTCCAGCCAGCGGACCATTCGATACTTCAGGGAGTTTTCCGCGTAGGTCCCGTGATCGACGGCGGCATCCTCCCAGAAGGCTCGGATCTCGTAGACCCAGGGCAGCCGGAGGGCTCGTGCCGCCCGCGCTGCCGCGAGGGCGGTCAATACCGGAGAATGGGCATGGATCAGGGCCGGGCGCTCGATTCGCGCGACCTCGATGATTCTATGGGCGAGCCGCCGAATCAGCTTCAGCTCGTACAGACCGGGAATTGCGGATCGGGGGATGCCGCCGGTGCGGTAGTGCGTGATGCCGTCGATTTGCTCGGACGGACCGCCGGGGTTCGAATCGGCCTCGTGCCGGGACGAGGTCACGGCCACGGGATTCCAGCCCATGCGCCGCTGGGCCAGGAATATGTTCCGGCTTCGGAATGTGTAGCCGCTATGCACGGGGAGGCTCTGGTCCAGGACGTGGAGGATGGTCATCGGCGGCGGCCGCCCCCCGCGGCATCGCGCCCGCGGCGCGCCTCGTTCCGACTCTGAAGCGCGGCATCGAACGTGCGGACCAACGCCTCCGAGACCCGGTCCCACCCGCGCGCCGACGCGGTCTCCGCGATGCTCGCCCGGTCCCACACCCTGCCGAGCCCCAGGGAAATCGCGCGGATGAAATCTGGCGTCGTCCGCTCAGCCAGAATCCCGACCGACCCGGAATCGACGATCTCAGGAATCCCGCCCGCGCGGCTGGCTACGACCGGGGTCCCGCAGGAGATCGACTCGAGGATCACGTTGGGGCAGCCCTCCTGGGCGCTCGCAAGGCAGAAGAGATCCGCCGCGCTGTACCAGAGGGGGAGCGTCGCCTGGTCCTGGGCCCCTCGGAGCATCGCGACACCTTGAAGCTCGAGCCGCTGAATCAGCGCCTCGAGCTCACCACGAGCCGGACCTTCGCCCAGGATGACGAGAGAGATTCCTGGAAAAGAGCGCCGCAGCTCCTGCATGGCACGGATCAGGATGTCGAATCCCTTGTTCCTGGTCAGGTTGCCCGCCGACAGAAGCACGGGCCCCGACGGGACGCCTAGGCGCTCCCGAGCGGCCGTGCGGCACCAAGGGTGAAACTTCAGGGCGTCGACTCCGTTGGGAATGACATCCACGCGGTCCGCAGCGGCGCCGAGCTCGCACATCTGGCGCTTGAGCGCGGCGGACACGGCGATCAGGCGATCCGCCTGCGTGAGGCAGCGGCGGAGGATTCCGCGTATCGATCGAAGCCTGGGATAGGTGTGAATATCGGTTCCACGCGCGGACAAGACCACCGGAAGACCCAGGTCTTTCCCGATGCGCAGCGCGGCGTATCCATCCGGGAATACGTAGTGTGCGTCGATCAAATCGAACGGCGCGCGGCGGTGGAGCTCCGTGACGAGACGGCGTGTTCCCCGGTACATGAGCCAGCCGTAGGAGAACATGCCGACCTTGGGCGTCATGAAATACCGCGGATGGTGCACTTCCAGCCCGGACAAGCGCTCGAGTCTTGGGACTTGCGTAAGCTCCCAGCGGTGCGTCCAGCGCAGGGGCGGGAAGTAGGGAACCGGCGCGACCACCTGGACGGTGTGGCCGGTGTGGCGCGCAAGCTGCGAGATTCGCTCCTGGATGAAGACGCCGTGTCGGGGGCGCACGGAGCTCGGGTACAGGGAAGTGAAGGTGAGAATTCTCACGCGTTCGGCGTCGAAGACGCGAAGCGGCGGCCCCAGCACTCGAGGACCAGCAGCGCCCAAAGCTGGGTCGCGAAGTTGTGCGTCCCGCGCTGGTGCCCGCTCCAAAGGGATCGAACTCCGACCGGATCCAACAGCTGCGAGACGAACGCTCCCTCGTCCAACACGTGCCCTTCGAAAACCGGCCGGAGCGGGCCTCGGAACCACGCCGCAAGCGGAACGGAGAAGCCCATCTTCCGCCGATACAATATTTCCCGCGGCAGGCGGCCCGACAGGGCCTTCTTGAAAATATACTTTCCCTGTCCGCCTCGGATCCGGAGCCCCGGCGGGATCTGCGCCGCGAATTC
The genomic region above belongs to Candidatus Eisenbacteria bacterium and contains:
- a CDS encoding glycosyltransferase family 4 protein codes for the protein MVPRPAPAGFRRARVGRGSVRLAAVGSGRSSIPLERAPARDAQLRDPALGAAGPRVLGPPLRVFDAERVRILTFTSLYPSSVRPRHGVFIQERISQLARHTGHTVQVVAPVPYFPPLRWTHRWELTQVPRLERLSGLEVHHPRYFMTPKVGMFSYGWLMYRGTRRLVTELHRRAPFDLIDAHYVFPDGYAALRIGKDLGLPVVLSARGTDIHTYPRLRSIRGILRRCLTQADRLIAVSAALKRQMCELGAAADRVDVIPNGVDALKFHPWCRTAARERLGVPSGPVLLSAGNLTRNKGFDILIRAMQELRRSFPGISLVILGEGPARGELEALIQRLELQGVAMLRGAQDQATLPLWYSAADLFCLASAQEGCPNVILESISCGTPVVASRAGGIPEIVDSGSVGILAERTTPDFIRAISLGLGRVWDRASIAETASARGWDRVSEALVRTFDAALQSRNEARRGRDAAGGGRRR
- a CDS encoding glycosyltransferase, exosortase A system-associated, with translation MTILHVLDQSLPVHSGYTFRSRNIFLAQRRMGWNPVAVTSSRHEADSNPGGPSEQIDGITHYRTGGIPRSAIPGLYELKLIRRLAHRIIEVARIERPALIHAHSPVLTALAAARAARALRLPWVYEIRAFWEDAAVDHGTYAENSLKYRMVRWLESWICRRARAVAVLCEGIRAELVSRGIPSGKLTVVPNAVNLEELRPVPRDAALQEEWGLTGRRVVGFIGSFYRYEGLDLLLDAFWRVGARAEDIVLLLVGGGETESPLREQARRLGIEDRVIFLGRVPLDVIPRVYAAADVLAYPRYSMRLTELVTPLKPLEAMAMERPLVASDVGGHRELIQDGRTGILFPAGDAAALARALGRVLEDDRLRATLVREGAAWVARERSWNRTVERYRQVYGSVCERFGNHGLRGDLKSC